A window from Hoeflea sp. IMCC20628 encodes these proteins:
- a CDS encoding EAL domain-containing protein → MQQAGSTAFEEDVRLSFVASLYQQRGTLFAGMIAHVLTTMLIYLRIDDPFYLFSGLALFIIWAVRNLDMLAFDRLDKSAFKFSDTLHWERRYVAGSLVAAFALGTMCGHALVVAQDSFAELVSISVILATMISVVGRNFGSRLNVDMIILAACLPMMAGLVMARDPYMSLMALLLLPLFLTTRSMANGVRDFLYNSVTAERKTSEIAERFDTALNNMSHGLFMLDGEGRIEVANRKAREFFSIDSNIDLTGRALKAAMRLGARNGMIAKENFVQINEHLEKLISGREDRSLVRLDKNSWLEFSARHRGEKGVVLIFEDVSDRIESEKRILQMARFDSLTSLPNRSWFKEIVAIKNAKAKPGQNLALAVLDIDDFKHVNDTMGHVNGDRLLSSIANRLRSLSRQKIVISRFGGDEFVLFFPDVADADELQTSMDHVIDTLRGTYMIDGHKLFISLSGGAVMAPVAGVQVEELHIQADLALYEAKRRDKNRWTLFEESMDQQYSARQYMKSELREAIRTGAMDLFYQPMFNPAGTQIAGAEALSRWNHAELGPISPAVYIPLAEEMGIISELTHSVFDKAVRDCSNWPGDLFVSVNLSAHDLGDRTIISVITDALDRYNLAPERLQLEITESGLMNDLEVARDILTELRAMGMQIAIDDFGTGYSSLSYLDILPLNKVKIDRSFVSNLTEDAKKLKLLRGVVHLARELGLDVVVEGVETEEQLAMIRDNNCADLIQGYIFGTPMPKGAFLELAAKLAKPGKQKAASTAKRRSRSAQLAH, encoded by the coding sequence ATGCAACAAGCGGGCAGCACAGCATTCGAAGAAGACGTACGCCTCTCGTTCGTGGCTTCGCTGTACCAGCAGCGGGGCACGTTGTTTGCTGGCATGATCGCGCATGTGCTCACCACAATGCTGATTTATCTCCGCATTGACGATCCGTTTTATCTATTTAGCGGCTTGGCACTTTTCATAATTTGGGCAGTTCGCAATCTTGACATGTTGGCCTTTGACCGGTTGGACAAGTCCGCATTCAAGTTCAGTGACACCCTGCACTGGGAGAGACGCTATGTTGCGGGCTCTCTGGTTGCTGCTTTTGCATTGGGTACGATGTGCGGCCATGCATTGGTGGTTGCACAGGACTCGTTTGCAGAGCTGGTGTCAATTTCCGTTATCCTGGCCACGATGATCTCCGTCGTTGGACGAAACTTCGGATCGCGGTTGAATGTCGACATGATCATTCTGGCGGCTTGTCTGCCGATGATGGCAGGGCTTGTCATGGCTCGTGACCCTTATATGAGTCTGATGGCGCTGCTTTTGTTGCCGCTATTCCTGACAACGCGCTCGATGGCGAACGGGGTTCGTGATTTTCTTTACAATTCAGTGACTGCTGAACGGAAAACCTCGGAGATTGCGGAACGGTTTGACACTGCACTCAACAATATGTCGCACGGATTGTTCATGCTTGATGGGGAAGGGCGGATCGAGGTTGCCAATCGCAAAGCCCGCGAGTTTTTTAGCATTGACAGTAATATTGATTTGACTGGTCGCGCCTTGAAGGCGGCAATGCGACTGGGTGCCCGCAATGGCATGATCGCAAAGGAGAACTTTGTGCAGATCAATGAACATCTCGAAAAGCTGATCAGTGGTCGCGAAGATCGTTCACTGGTGCGCCTGGACAAGAACTCCTGGCTTGAATTCAGTGCCCGGCACCGGGGCGAAAAGGGTGTGGTTCTGATTTTTGAAGATGTGTCGGATCGTATTGAATCCGAGAAGCGTATTTTGCAAATGGCGCGCTTTGACAGCCTGACCAGTTTGCCCAACAGGTCGTGGTTCAAGGAAATTGTGGCGATCAAGAATGCCAAGGCAAAACCCGGCCAGAATCTGGCGCTGGCGGTTCTCGATATCGATGATTTCAAGCATGTCAACGATACCATGGGACACGTCAACGGCGACAGGCTGCTGAGTTCGATTGCGAATCGCCTGAGGTCGTTGTCCCGACAGAAAATCGTCATTTCCCGGTTTGGCGGCGATGAGTTTGTGCTGTTTTTCCCGGATGTGGCGGATGCGGATGAGTTGCAGACATCAATGGACCACGTGATTGACACGTTGCGTGGTACTTACATGATTGACGGGCATAAGCTTTTTATAAGTCTTTCGGGTGGAGCAGTCATGGCGCCGGTTGCCGGGGTGCAGGTCGAGGAGTTGCACATTCAGGCAGACCTTGCCTTGTATGAAGCAAAGCGCCGGGACAAGAACCGCTGGACACTGTTCGAGGAATCGATGGATCAGCAGTATTCTGCACGTCAGTACATGAAAAGCGAACTTCGTGAAGCGATCCGCACAGGGGCAATGGATCTGTTTTATCAGCCGATGTTCAACCCCGCAGGTACCCAGATTGCCGGTGCCGAAGCCTTGTCGCGGTGGAACCATGCGGAGCTTGGGCCGATATCGCCTGCGGTCTACATCCCCCTTGCCGAAGAGATGGGGATCATAAGTGAACTCACCCATAGCGTGTTCGACAAGGCGGTGCGTGATTGCTCCAATTGGCCCGGCGACCTGTTTGTCTCCGTCAATCTTTCCGCTCATGACCTGGGCGACCGGACCATAATATCGGTGATTACCGACGCGCTCGACAGATACAATCTGGCGCCGGAGCGGCTGCAACTGGAAATCACCGAGAGCGGACTGATGAACGACCTGGAGGTGGCCAGAGACATTTTGACGGAACTCCGGGCCATGGGAATGCAAATCGCTATTGATGATTTCGGAACCGGCTATTCCAGTCTCAGTTATCTTGATATTTTGCCGCTCAACAAGGTCAAGATCGACCGGTCCTTTGTCAGTAATCTCACCGAAGACGCAAAAAAGCTGAAACTCCTGCGTGGTGTTGTCCACCTCGCGCGCGAGCTTGGGCTGGATGTTGTCGTCGAGGGTGTAGAGACCGAAGAGCAATTGGCGATGATCCGCGACAACAATTGCGCCGATCTGATTCAGGGCTACATTTTCGGGACACCGATGCCGAAGGGCGCTTTCCTGGAACTCGCGGCCAAGCTGGCCAAGCCGGGAAAACAGAAGGCAGCTTCGACAGCCAAGCGGCGGTCCCGGTCAGCACAACTGGCGCACTGA
- a CDS encoding aa3-type cytochrome c oxidase subunit IV has product MAEQKNGPVETGAAMDYSEHERTYVGFLAAAKYGTITIVALFIAMALFFFSGAGAIVSFLAFLILSIGGSILAR; this is encoded by the coding sequence ATGGCTGAACAGAAGAATGGTCCTGTCGAAACTGGCGCTGCAATGGATTATTCCGAGCACGAGAGAACCTACGTAGGATTTCTTGCTGCGGCGAAGTACGGAACGATTACCATCGTGGCTTTGTTCATCGCCATGGCCCTGTTCTTTTTTTCCGGCGCCGGCGCCATCGTCAGCTTCCTGGCGTTCCTCATTCTCAGCATCGGCGGTTCTATTCTCGCTCGCTGA
- a CDS encoding Re/Si-specific NAD(P)(+) transhydrogenase subunit alpha, with protein sequence MGATVFVAKESDSLESRVAASPETVKKMTALGLEVIVQKGAGEKSRITDADFIAAGATTGTAASAKKADVVLRVRRPSETDIKSLKSGAIVLAQMDPYGNEKALAALAKAGVTSFAMELMPRITRAQSMDVLSSQANLAGYQAVIEAAHTFDRAMPMMMTAAGTVAAAKVFVMGAGVAGLQAIATARRLGAAVSATDVRPAAKEQVASLGAKFIAVEDDEFKAAETSGGYAKEMSKEYQAKQAALVADHISKQDIVITTALIPGRPAPKLISRDMLKSMRLGSVAVDLAVERGGNIEGSKPGETVTVDGVTVIGILNMPGQIAASASLLYAKNLLTFLDTMIDKETQTVVVDLEDELVKATALTHGGAIIHPAFGGENTKGAA encoded by the coding sequence GTGGGCGCCACTGTATTTGTAGCCAAAGAGTCAGATTCGCTTGAATCACGCGTCGCCGCTTCGCCGGAGACCGTGAAAAAGATGACTGCACTCGGCTTGGAAGTCATTGTTCAGAAGGGTGCTGGCGAGAAATCCAGGATTACCGACGCGGACTTCATCGCTGCCGGCGCGACAACGGGAACCGCAGCGAGTGCCAAGAAGGCTGATGTTGTTCTTCGTGTCCGGCGTCCGTCGGAAACGGACATCAAGTCTCTCAAATCAGGCGCAATCGTGCTTGCGCAAATGGATCCCTACGGCAATGAAAAGGCGCTCGCCGCCTTGGCAAAAGCCGGGGTCACGAGCTTCGCCATGGAATTGATGCCGCGCATCACACGGGCGCAGTCAATGGATGTGCTTTCATCACAGGCAAACCTCGCCGGCTATCAGGCGGTTATCGAAGCCGCCCATACGTTCGACCGGGCAATGCCGATGATGATGACTGCGGCTGGCACCGTGGCAGCGGCGAAAGTCTTTGTGATGGGAGCCGGTGTTGCCGGTTTGCAGGCAATCGCCACCGCACGCCGTCTTGGTGCTGCGGTATCGGCCACCGATGTGCGTCCTGCCGCCAAGGAGCAGGTTGCTTCGCTCGGCGCAAAATTCATTGCTGTTGAAGACGATGAGTTCAAAGCTGCCGAAACCTCCGGCGGCTATGCCAAGGAAATGTCAAAAGAGTATCAGGCCAAACAGGCCGCGCTGGTCGCCGATCATATCTCCAAGCAGGATATCGTCATCACCACTGCGTTGATCCCCGGCCGTCCGGCACCCAAGCTGATTTCGCGCGATATGCTCAAGAGCATGCGTCTGGGTTCTGTGGCCGTCGATCTGGCGGTTGAGCGCGGTGGAAACATCGAAGGCTCCAAGCCTGGCGAAACCGTCACAGTCGATGGCGTCACGGTGATCGGCATTCTCAACATGCCCGGGCAGATCGCTGCAAGCGCATCGCTGCTCTACGCCAAGAACCTTTTGACCTTCCTCGACACCATGATCGACAAGGAAACCCAAACGGTCGTCGTCGATCTTGAGGATGAACTGGTCAAGGCGACGGCGTTGACCCATGGCGGCGCAATCATTCATCCCGCATTTGGCGGTGAAAACACCAAGGGAGCAGCGTGA
- a CDS encoding NAD(P) transhydrogenase subunit alpha: MAGSALDTALENLEQALSAVREAAENAGPAGDGIAAAVHAASGGAIDPFVFQVAIFVLAIFVGYYVVWSVTPALHTPLMAVTNAISSVIVVGALLAVGTSLSGWATGFGFVALVLASVNIFGGFLVTQRMLAMYKKKEK; encoded by the coding sequence ATGGCAGGATCCGCACTTGATACCGCTCTTGAAAATCTGGAGCAGGCCTTAAGCGCAGTCCGTGAGGCTGCGGAAAATGCCGGGCCAGCGGGCGACGGCATTGCGGCAGCCGTTCACGCGGCAAGCGGCGGGGCGATTGACCCGTTTGTTTTTCAGGTCGCAATTTTCGTTCTGGCGATTTTTGTCGGCTACTACGTGGTCTGGTCGGTGACGCCGGCCTTGCACACGCCTTTGATGGCTGTGACCAACGCAATTTCCTCGGTCATTGTTGTGGGCGCACTGCTTGCCGTCGGCACATCGCTCTCGGGTTGGGCAACCGGCTTCGGGTTTGTTGCGCTGGTGCTTGCGTCGGTCAATATATTTGGCGGGTTCCTCGTCACCCAGCGCATGCTGGCCATGTACAAGAAAAAAGAGAAGTGA